One window of the Salvia splendens isolate huo1 chromosome 1, SspV2, whole genome shotgun sequence genome contains the following:
- the LOC121746986 gene encoding uncharacterized protein LOC121746986 has translation MCDASDYAVRAVLGQKIEGKRYVIFYASKTLNQAQRNYDITEKEMLAMVYSFEKFREYLLGSKVIVYTDHAAIKYLIAKNESKPRLIRWVLLLQEFDWEVEDKKGVENKEIQEVQKEQRAALEMLTKQLSQVAMSLGELRGNEGRIPATVQPPGRENISEVTLRSGKAYQGPTPPTKSPASMSVPSHEGEGESSGAEQARGSEKGKAKVGGESSEESRREETEKVKPYPYHGMVTRKRDTTIDVASMFKDVEMKVPLLTALKMTPISKFIKDYLAGKVNEEGRMIADENISVVIQRSDLPSKKTDPGVFTLLISIGEIQVEHAMCDLGASINVLTYTIYEKLGVAKLIDTDIMIQLADRSCIHPEGILEDVIVKVNNFMYPADFFVIKMTESTAKESSVVLLGRPYLSTASTIIDDHNGMISLDINGEQFTFNIDEAMKRPSDEEVEKEVEEWYDTMKVREMDDQAIAKAITDFCERPKPAGSSGTAQVSSIAKRLDKGKPLEKEVAENPLPTEEPKLAKELKPLPAHLKYAYLGEEETMPVIINSQLT, from the exons atgtgtgatgccagcgactatgcagtaAGAGCTGTTCTGGGTCAGAAAATCGAAGGAAAAAggtacgtgattttctatgcatcCAAGACCTTGAATCAGGCTCAACGGAATTATGACATCACTGAGAAGGAGATGTTGGCCAtggtgtattcattcgagaagttccgggaaTACTTGTTAGGATCTAAGGTCAtcgtctatactgaccatgcggccattaagtacctgattGCCAAGAACGAATCAAAGCCCCGACTGATTCGATGGGTACTCctgctacaagaatttgattgggaggtggaagacaaaAAAGGAGTCGAGAATAAG GAAATCCAAGAGGTTCAGAAGGAGCAGCGGGCGGCGTTGGAGATGCTGACAAAACAACTTTCTCAAGTTGCgatgtcactgggcgagctgaggggaaatgaaggaaggATTCCAGCCACTGTGCAGCCacctggtcgagaaaacattagCGAAGTAACCCTAAGATCAGGAAAAGCCTACCAGGGCCCTACTCCACCTACGAAATCTCCAGCATCTATGTCTGTGCCTAGCcatgaaggagaaggagaatccaGTGGAGCAGAGCAAGCAAGAGGGAGTGAAAAGGGCAAGGCAAAAGTGGGAGGTGAATCATCAGAGGAAAGTCGAAGAGAGGAAACTGAGAAAGTTAAGCCATATCCGTACCATGGAATGGTGACAAGAAAGAGGGATACCACAATCGATGTGGCAAGTATGTTCAAGGACGTGGAGATGAAGGTGCCACTCTTGACGGCGTTAAAGATGACCCCGATCAGCAAATTTATTAAAGACTACCTGGCAGGGAAGGTCAATGAGGAAGGAAGAATGATTGCAGATGAGAATATCTCTGTCGTGATCCAGCGGAGTGATCTTCCTTCAAAGAAGACCGACCCAGGGGTGTTCACTCTCCTAATTTCAATCGGAGAAATTCAAGTAGAGCACGCGATGTGCGATCTCGGGGCATCCATCAATGTGCTGACATATACTATCTATGAGAAGCTGGGAGTGGCCAAGCTCATTGACACTGACATAATGATCCAGTTGGCCGATAGATCATGTATTCACCCTGAAGGAATTCTGGAAGACGTTATTGTGAAGGTGAATAACTTTATGTACCCAGCCGATTTTTTTGTAATCAAGATGACGGAGTCAACAGCAAAGGAGTCGAGTGTAGTCCTACTGGGACGGCCGTACCTGTCTACGGCCAGCACCATTATAGACGACCATAATGGGATGATAAGCTTGGACATAAATGGAGAACAATTCACGTTCAATAtagatgaagccatgaagaggcCATCCG ACGAGGAGGTCGAGAAAGAAGTAGAAGAATGGTATGATACCATGAAGGTCAGAGAGATGGACGACCAGGCCATTGCGAAAGCAATAACGGATTTCTGCGAGCGCCCAAAGCCAGCTGGGTCAAGTGGGACAGCTCAAGTATCTAGCATAGCGAAGCGGCTTGATAAAGGCAAGCCACTGGAAAAAGAAGTGGCAGAAAATCCTCTGCCTACTGAAGAGCCAAAGCTCGCGAAGGAGTTGAAACCCCTTCCAGCACATCTTAAGTACGCCTACCTGGGGGAGGAAGAAACAATGCCCGTCATCATCAATAGTCAGTTGACCTAG